From the Microvirgula aerodenitrificans DSM 15089 genome, one window contains:
- a CDS encoding PipA/GogA/GtgA family type III secretion system effector gives MVRDRELVRKFPDLLMQLRDPSPGRIIHDRQAADTRCRFPPGEIAGQLFAEATLPPPDMAEDHHHVASTLATAYRSSETFRRLFNHAWDSDLRCPARRWALGSPGKDPGVAGHRQVIVLDRARLEAASYPSVSGEQPLGWARGCLQEIISGLLGVPDAIDARHPRGAAVEYTNIVLKELGCSSPARQSSADIDMPSSLPADRLTSALRLAQRYVQCGRQPDTAVTLSDMASMREVARCENDRKTGLNLSLAGSMDEVVALLAGKAPPFHLRLVFREPRHGYHHVFADIDAQPGQPLSAILIETAAAASAHPLYQRFSQALGQFADRHDGMLLAVIDSHVQRSRGDCLIFCMSFALKSHRHASSFTRLHHDHRSGQLACARVKDDIFSGMDILLLPSALLPADFIKHTHSAQLIRERLLAGNDDQDARALLRLKMASIEAGRRPEQAGASSGSRPSIEYKRLGLIRRAIAAVSRPDDGPAGS, from the coding sequence ATGGTGCGGGACCGCGAACTGGTGCGGAAATTTCCGGACCTTCTCATGCAGCTGCGCGACCCGTCGCCAGGCAGGATCATTCATGACCGGCAGGCGGCAGACACGCGTTGCCGCTTCCCGCCCGGGGAGATTGCCGGACAGCTTTTTGCCGAGGCCACGCTGCCGCCCCCTGACATGGCAGAGGACCATCATCACGTCGCCTCGACGCTGGCGACGGCCTACCGCAGCAGCGAGACATTCCGGCGGCTGTTCAACCACGCCTGGGACAGCGATCTGCGTTGCCCGGCGCGACGCTGGGCGCTCGGGTCGCCTGGCAAGGATCCCGGCGTGGCCGGACACCGCCAGGTCATCGTGCTCGACAGGGCCCGGCTGGAAGCGGCAAGTTATCCCTCAGTCTCCGGTGAACAGCCGCTGGGCTGGGCACGCGGTTGCCTGCAGGAAATCATCAGCGGTCTGCTTGGTGTGCCGGATGCCATCGATGCCCGCCATCCGCGTGGCGCGGCGGTGGAATACACCAATATCGTGCTCAAGGAACTCGGCTGCAGCAGCCCTGCCCGCCAGTCGTCCGCGGATATCGATATGCCATCATCCTTGCCCGCCGACAGGCTGACGAGCGCGCTCCGGCTGGCACAGCGTTATGTGCAGTGCGGGCGTCAGCCCGACACGGCGGTGACCCTGAGCGACATGGCAAGCATGCGGGAGGTGGCCAGATGCGAGAACGACAGGAAAACCGGCCTGAACCTGTCGCTGGCCGGCTCGATGGACGAGGTGGTTGCCCTGCTGGCCGGCAAGGCGCCGCCCTTTCATCTCCGGCTTGTTTTCAGGGAGCCGCGCCATGGCTACCATCACGTCTTTGCCGATATCGACGCGCAGCCCGGTCAGCCCCTCTCCGCCATCCTGATAGAAACGGCAGCTGCAGCGAGCGCCCATCCGCTTTATCAGCGCTTTTCGCAGGCGCTGGGACAGTTTGCGGACCGGCATGACGGCATGCTGCTGGCTGTCATCGACAGCCATGTGCAGCGCAGCCGGGGAGACTGCCTGATTTTCTGCATGTCCTTTGCGCTGAAATCGCACAGGCATGCGTCCAGTTTCACCCGGCTTCATCACGACCACCGCAGCGGTCAGCTGGCTTGTGCCAGGGTGAAGGACGACATTTTCAGCGGCATGGACATTCTGCTGCTGCCCAGCGCCTTGCTGCCTGCGGACTTCATCAAGCACACACATTCAGCACAACTGATACGTGAGCGCTTGCTTGCGGGAAATGACGACCAGGACGCGCGCGCCCTGCTTCGCCTCAAGATGGCATCGATCGAAGCAGGCCGTCGGCCGGAGCAGGCGGGGGCCTCTTCCGGCAGCCGCCCCTCTATTGAATACAAGCGGCTGGGTCTGATCCGGCGGGCGATCGCGGCGGTCTCCCGGCCCGATGACGGGCCGGCCGGGTCATAA
- a CDS encoding VanW family protein encodes MRRPLSSYHPVLYWLRVLQKRTYRRLGWWLSSRRYARTRTPMQRLAYRHIKHTSKLIRKLGDSDIRLQHNKVINLRLASAAIHGTTIGPGEYFSFCRLVGKPTRKRGFVEGMELSMGEARSGVGGGICQLSNLIHWMIMHSPLVVVERANHSFDPFPDEGRILPFGSGAAIFYNYVDLVFHNPTASTFQLVFNMTGEQLEGELLCNQPRDRKYHVYQKAHRFVRQGETVFRHNEIWRDVYSKGHDPVLLHSERLYRNHVVVKYPVD; translated from the coding sequence ATGCGTAGGCCGCTGTCCTCGTACCATCCCGTGCTGTACTGGCTGCGCGTGCTGCAGAAAAGAACGTATCGTCGTCTCGGCTGGTGGCTGTCGTCCCGCCGCTATGCGCGTACCCGCACGCCGATGCAGCGACTCGCCTATCGCCATATCAAGCACACGTCAAAGCTGATACGCAAACTCGGTGACAGCGATATCCGCCTGCAGCATAACAAGGTGATCAATCTGCGGCTGGCCAGCGCCGCCATCCACGGCACGACCATCGGCCCGGGCGAGTATTTCTCGTTCTGCCGGCTGGTCGGAAAACCGACCCGAAAGCGGGGTTTTGTCGAGGGCATGGAATTGTCGATGGGCGAGGCGCGCAGCGGGGTCGGGGGCGGGATTTGCCAGCTGAGCAACCTGATCCACTGGATGATCATGCATTCGCCGCTGGTGGTGGTAGAACGCGCCAATCACAGTTTCGACCCGTTTCCCGACGAAGGGCGCATTCTGCCATTCGGTTCCGGCGCCGCCATTTTCTACAATTACGTGGACCTGGTCTTTCACAACCCGACGGCCAGCACGTTTCAACTGGTGTTCAACATGACCGGGGAACAGCTTGAGGGGGAGTTGCTGTGCAACCAGCCCCGCGACAGGAAATACCACGTCTATCAGAAAGCGCACCGCTTTGTTCGCCAGGGCGAAACCGTGTTCCGGCACAATGAAATCTGGCGCGATGTGTACAGCAAGGGTCACGACCCGGTGCTGCTGCATTCCGAACGGCTGTACCGCAATCACGTCGTGGTCAAATACCCTGTCGACTGA
- a CDS encoding dihydrolipoyl dehydrogenase, which yields MQEIRPDVAIIGAGTAGLAAYRAVKAAGKTAVLIEGYAHGTTCARVGCMPSKLLIAAAEAAHEARHAAPFGVQVAGVSVDGRAVMERVRRERDRFVGFVVRGVDDIPATDKLSGIARFIDNTTLQVGDDIRVRAGRIVLATGSSPVVPPPFRAAGDRLIINDDVFSWDTLPGRVALFGPGVIGLELGQALSRLGVGVRLFGMSGSVGPLSDPAIRDHVTALFQQEFYLDPAATVGEIRRDGDEIVIPYVNLAGEQVEERFDYLLAATGRAPNVRGLGLENTGLALDARGVPLFDPVTLQCGDAPIFIAGDVNNVLPLLHEAADEGRLAGENAAAWPSLSALRRRSTIAVVFSDPQLAMVGQRHAELDPERIVVGEVDFADQGRSRVMLKNRGLMHVYADRDSGRFLGAEWAGPRAENIAHLLAWSHQQSLTIEQMLAMPFYHPVVEEGLRTALRDAAAKLAAIRN from the coding sequence ATGCAAGAGATTCGTCCTGATGTCGCCATCATTGGTGCCGGCACTGCCGGCCTCGCTGCCTATCGCGCGGTCAAGGCTGCCGGCAAGACCGCTGTCCTGATCGAGGGCTATGCCCACGGCACTACCTGCGCCCGTGTCGGCTGCATGCCGTCCAAACTGCTGATCGCCGCCGCCGAAGCCGCCCATGAAGCCCGCCATGCCGCCCCGTTCGGCGTGCAGGTGGCCGGCGTGTCAGTGGACGGTCGCGCCGTCATGGAACGGGTACGGCGCGAACGCGACCGTTTTGTCGGCTTTGTTGTGCGCGGTGTCGACGACATTCCGGCCACGGACAAGCTGTCCGGCATTGCCCGCTTCATCGACAACACCACGCTGCAGGTCGGCGACGATATCCGGGTCCGCGCCGGGCGCATCGTGCTGGCCACCGGCTCGTCGCCGGTCGTGCCGCCGCCGTTCCGCGCTGCCGGCGATCGCCTGATCATCAATGACGATGTGTTCTCCTGGGACACGCTGCCGGGTCGGGTTGCCTTATTCGGCCCCGGCGTGATCGGGCTGGAACTCGGTCAGGCGCTGTCGCGGCTCGGGGTCGGGGTGCGCCTGTTCGGCATGAGCGGCAGTGTCGGTCCGCTGTCCGACCCGGCCATCCGCGACCATGTCACCGCGCTGTTCCAGCAGGAGTTCTATCTCGACCCGGCGGCCACGGTCGGCGAGATCCGCCGCGACGGCGACGAGATCGTGATTCCGTATGTGAATCTGGCCGGCGAACAGGTCGAAGAGCGCTTCGACTACCTGCTGGCGGCTACCGGACGGGCGCCGAATGTGCGCGGGCTGGGGCTGGAAAATACCGGCCTGGCGCTGGATGCGCGTGGCGTGCCGCTATTCGACCCGGTCACGCTGCAATGTGGTGACGCGCCGATTTTCATTGCCGGCGACGTCAACAATGTCCTGCCGCTGCTGCACGAAGCCGCCGACGAGGGTCGGCTGGCCGGCGAAAACGCGGCGGCATGGCCCTCGCTGTCGGCACTGCGCCGTCGCTCGACGATCGCCGTGGTGTTTTCCGATCCGCAACTCGCGATGGTCGGCCAGCGCCATGCCGAACTGGACCCGGAACGGATCGTGGTTGGTGAAGTCGATTTCGCCGATCAGGGCCGCAGCCGGGTCATGCTGAAAAATCGCGGGCTGATGCATGTCTACGCCGATCGTGACAGCGGTCGCTTCCTCGGCGCGGAATGGGCCGGGCCGCGTGCGGAAAACATTGCCCACCTGCTGGCCTGGAGCCATCAGCAGTCGCTGACCATCGAACAGATGCTGGCGATGCCGTTCTACCACCCGGTGGTGGAAGAAGGGCTGCGCACCGCACTGCGCGATGCTGCCGCCAAACTGGCCGCGATCCGCAACTGA
- a CDS encoding crotonase/enoyl-CoA hydratase family protein, whose translation MLKLESIAISVENQVAHLKLNRPDRANAMDDTLWRELHQAFDWASDAPEVRAVVLSGNGKHFCAGIDLQMLIGLQQQIQDHCEARKREKLLLTIERLQRAVSSIEHCRKPVIAAIHGACVGGGLDIALAADMRLAAGDAFFSVKEVDVGMVADLGTLQRLAGNVGEGRARELAMTGRRIDAAEAGRIGLVNSCHPDAEAVLAAADALACEIATKSPLAVRGTKQVMNYSRDHSIAEGLAFVAHWNAAMLVSDDIQVAILAQMSKSTPKFAD comes from the coding sequence ATGTTGAAACTTGAATCGATTGCCATTTCCGTTGAAAACCAGGTTGCCCACCTGAAACTGAACCGCCCTGATCGCGCCAATGCGATGGATGACACGCTGTGGCGTGAGCTTCACCAGGCATTCGACTGGGCAAGTGACGCGCCGGAAGTCCGCGCCGTTGTCCTGTCCGGCAATGGCAAGCATTTCTGCGCCGGCATTGACCTGCAGATGCTGATCGGCCTGCAGCAGCAGATTCAGGATCACTGTGAAGCCCGCAAGCGGGAAAAACTGCTGCTGACCATCGAGCGTCTGCAGCGCGCCGTCAGCAGCATCGAGCATTGTCGCAAGCCGGTCATCGCCGCCATTCATGGCGCCTGCGTCGGCGGCGGGCTGGATATTGCGCTGGCGGCCGACATGCGCCTGGCCGCCGGAGATGCGTTTTTCTCGGTCAAGGAAGTGGATGTCGGCATGGTCGCCGACCTGGGTACACTGCAGCGTCTGGCCGGCAATGTCGGTGAGGGCAGGGCACGGGAACTGGCCATGACCGGCCGCAGGATCGATGCCGCGGAGGCCGGGCGCATCGGCCTGGTCAACAGCTGCCATCCGGACGCCGAAGCCGTGCTGGCCGCCGCCGATGCCCTGGCCTGCGAAATCGCCACCAAGTCGCCGCTGGCCGTGCGTGGCACCAAGCAGGTAATGAACTACAGCCGGGATCACAGCATTGCCGAAGGACTGGCCTTTGTTGCCCACTGGAACGCCGCCATGCTGGTTTCCGACGATATCCAGGTCGCCATCCTGGCGCAGATGAGTAAATCGACACCGAAATTCGCCGACTGA
- the dapF gene encoding diaminopimelate epimerase: MQGLGNDFVVLDGVRQSISLSAEQIRRLGDRRFGIGFDQLLLVEPAREAGHDFRYRIFNNDGSEVEQCGNGARCFARFVHDQHLTDKAEIRVETARGVIVPKLEADGLVSVDMGSPRFIPEQIPFLAEADAIIHPLEVAGRTIDLTVVSMGNPHAVQVVDDVDTAPVTAIGALIEAHPRFPARVNAGFMQIVSRSEIRLRVFERGAGETLACGTGACAAVVAGIRRGLLDDTVLVHARGGDLTIRWQGDQSPVLMTGPAVTVYQGEIAL, translated from the coding sequence ATGCAGGGCCTCGGCAACGATTTTGTCGTGCTGGACGGGGTACGCCAGTCCATTTCGCTGTCCGCTGAACAGATCCGTCGACTGGGTGACCGTCGCTTCGGCATCGGATTCGACCAGTTGCTGCTGGTCGAACCAGCCCGGGAAGCCGGCCATGATTTCCGTTACCGGATTTTCAATAATGACGGCAGCGAGGTCGAGCAATGCGGCAATGGCGCGCGCTGTTTCGCCCGCTTCGTTCACGACCAGCATCTGACCGACAAGGCCGAGATCAGGGTCGAGACGGCGCGTGGCGTGATCGTGCCGAAGCTGGAAGCCGACGGGCTGGTCAGCGTCGACATGGGCAGTCCGCGTTTCATACCGGAGCAGATCCCGTTTCTGGCCGAGGCAGACGCCATTATCCACCCTTTGGAGGTGGCCGGGCGCACCATCGACCTGACGGTCGTGTCGATGGGCAACCCTCATGCGGTACAGGTGGTCGATGATGTCGATACCGCGCCGGTCACGGCCATCGGCGCGCTGATCGAGGCCCATCCGCGTTTCCCCGCCCGGGTCAACGCCGGCTTCATGCAGATTGTGTCCCGCAGCGAGATCCGCCTGCGGGTATTCGAACGCGGCGCCGGCGAGACGCTGGCCTGCGGTACCGGCGCCTGTGCCGCCGTGGTGGCCGGTATCCGGCGCGGACTGCTGGATGACACGGTCCTGGTGCATGCCAGGGGCGGGGACCTGACCATCCGCTGGCAAGGCGACCAATCGCCGGTGCTGATGACCGGACCCGCCGTCACTGTCTATCAAGGGGAAATTGCTCTGTGA
- a CDS encoding DUF484 family protein, whose product MTPQAVAEWLIANPDFFDRHPETLLELRIPAPARGDTIPLIERQVLALKDQARQLNVAMARLMAYGESNGNIVAQAHRLAVGLLAARRVEDIMAAVRRSLEDDFQLRGWAIRLWHPKAEAFGLHAAPLPLAERTVAAPYVGHYLSQQAMDWLPGHHVWQSFGLAVLKTADGEPFGALVLASEDEQRFATDMETLLLADIAELIATALTRELDRA is encoded by the coding sequence GTGACTCCGCAAGCCGTAGCCGAATGGCTGATCGCCAACCCTGATTTCTTCGACCGTCACCCCGAAACCCTGCTGGAATTGCGCATTCCGGCACCGGCGCGCGGCGATACCATTCCGCTGATCGAACGACAGGTGCTGGCGCTGAAGGATCAGGCGCGGCAGCTGAATGTGGCCATGGCCCGCCTGATGGCCTACGGCGAGAGCAATGGCAATATCGTCGCCCAGGCGCACCGGCTGGCGGTCGGCCTGCTGGCCGCGCGCCGGGTCGAGGACATCATGGCTGCCGTGCGGCGCTCGCTGGAAGACGATTTCCAGCTGCGTGGCTGGGCGATCCGGCTCTGGCATCCGAAGGCAGAAGCTTTCGGCCTGCACGCGGCGCCCTTGCCGCTGGCGGAGCGCACCGTGGCAGCGCCCTATGTCGGTCATTACCTGAGCCAGCAGGCGATGGACTGGCTGCCCGGCCACCATGTCTGGCAGTCGTTCGGCCTTGCCGTACTGAAAACCGCCGACGGTGAACCGTTTGGCGCGCTGGTGCTGGCCAGCGAGGACGAGCAGCGCTTTGCCACCGACATGGAAACCCTGCTGCTGGCCGATATTGCCGAACTGATCGCCACGGCCCTGACGCGCGAACTCGACCGGGCATGA
- a CDS encoding H-NS histone family protein, which yields MTTHNAKGSGMSTKDMKQLVKNMNLFELSSLADVVQEQIASLRKHERLEAINAVKQLAAKFDIELEATLSNKSHVPAEPAPSSSAQESPAPANRQNRTGKPSRTAAKSIPKELLDLFNNEE from the coding sequence ATGACAACACACAATGCAAAAGGCAGTGGCATGTCGACCAAGGACATGAAACAGCTTGTGAAAAACATGAATCTGTTTGAATTGTCCAGCCTGGCCGATGTCGTTCAGGAACAGATAGCCTCCCTCAGAAAGCACGAACGGCTTGAAGCCATCAATGCAGTCAAGCAGCTGGCCGCCAAGTTCGACATCGAACTTGAGGCCACATTGAGCAACAAGTCGCACGTTCCGGCCGAACCTGCGCCGTCTTCTTCCGCCCAGGAATCGCCTGCTCCGGCAAACCGTCAGAACAGGACGGGAAAACCGTCCAGAACGGCAGCAAAATCCATTCCCAAGGAATTGCTCGATTTATTCAACAATGAGGAGTGA